In Haliaeetus albicilla chromosome 2, bHalAlb1.1, whole genome shotgun sequence, a single genomic region encodes these proteins:
- the SERINC3 gene encoding serine incorporator 3, whose translation MGAALGVCSLASWIPCLCSGASCLLCRCCPNSKNSTVTRLIYAFLLLLSTALACIMLAPGMEEQLKKIPGFCDEGLHTRIPHMDGFVSCDVFVGYRAVYRISFAMAVFFFLLSLLMIEVKTSNDPRASVHNGFWFFKIAAIVAIMVGAFYIPEGPFTTAWFAIGICGAFCFILIQLVLLVDFTHSWNESWVERMEEGNSKCWYAALLSCTSLFYALSLVFVVLFYVFYTKPDDCTENKFFISINMILCIAVSIVSILPKVQEHLPRSGLLQSSVITLYTMYLTWSAMSNEPERNCNPSLLNIITQIATPTIGPANTTVVPATPAPPKSLQWWDAQSVVGLVIFVLCLLYSSIRSSSNSQVNKLTLSGSDTAVLEETLGTGSGTAEEGEVRRVMDNEKDGVQYSYTFFHFMLFLASLYIMMTLTNWYSPDADFKTMTSKWPAVWVKITSSWVCLLLYLWTLVAPFVLTSRDFS comes from the exons atGGGGGCAGCGCTGGGGGTCTGCTCGCTGGCCAGCTGG ATTCCATGTCTGTGCAGCGGTGCCTCGTGTTTACTGTGCCGATGTTGCCCCAACAGCAAGAATTCAACGGTGACGCGTCTTATCtatgccttcctcctcctcctcagtaCTGCTCTTGCCTGCATTATGCTGGCACCAGGGATGGAAGAGCAGCTGAAAAAG ATACCTGGATTTTGTGATGAGGGGCTTCATACTCGGATACCGCATATGGATGGCTTTGTCAGCTGCGATGTGTTTGTTGGATACAGAGCTGTCTATCGAATCAGCTTTGCCATGGCAGTGTTCTTCTTTCTGCTCTCTCTGCTTATGATAGAAGTGAAAACAAGTAATGATCCAAGAGCCTCGGTACACAATGG GTTCTGGTTCTTCAAAATAGCTGCCATTGTGGCTATCATGGTTGGAGCGTTTTACATTCCTGAAGGGCCTTTCACAACAG CTTGGTTTGCTATTGGTATTTGTGGAGCCTTCTGCTTCATTCTTATCCAGTTGGTACTTCTTGTGGACTTTACTCACTCCTGGAATGAGAGCTGGGTTGAGAGAATGGAGGAGGGAAATTCTAAATGTTGGTATGCAG ctctgctgtcctGTACAAGCTTGTTCTATGCCTTGTCGctggtttttgttgttctctTCTATGTTTTCTACACAAAGCCGGATGACTGCACTGAGAACAAGTTCTTCATAAGCATTAATATGATCCTGTGCATTGCCGTTTCCATTGTTTCCATCCTTCCAAAAGTTCAG GAACATCTGCCTCGCTCTGGCCTCCTCCAGTCCTCTGTTATCACACTCTACACCATGTATCTCACTTGGTCAGCCATGTCCAATGAGCCTG AACGAAACTGTAACCCAAGTTTGCTGAACATCATTACCCAGATAGCTACACCCACAATTGGTCCAGCAAATACTACTGTTGTACCTGCTACTCCAGCTCCACCCAAGTCCCTACAGTGGTGGGATGCCCAGAGTGTTGTTGGATTGGTTATCTTTGTCCTTTGCCTCTTGTATTCCAG CATTCGCTCTTCAAGTAACAGCCAGGTGAACAAGCTGACCCTGTCTGGGAGTGACACTGCTGTTCTGGAGGAGActctgggaacaggcagtgggactgcagaggaaggagaagtGCGCCGTGTCATGGATAATGAGAAGGATGGTGTTCAGTATAGCTACACCTTCTTTCACTTCATGCTCTTCCTTGCCTCTCTTTACATCATGATGACACTCACCAACTGGTACAG CCCTGATGCAGATTTTAAGACAATGACAAGTAAGTGGCCGGCCGTGTGGGTGAAGATAACCTCCAGCTGGGTTTGTCTCCTTCTATATCTTTGGACCCTAGTGGCTCCTTTTGTCCTTACTAGTAGGGACTTCAGTTAA